The following coding sequences are from one Segnochrobactrum spirostomi window:
- a CDS encoding YeeE/YedE family protein produces MVTTAFTPVSSLLGGALIGLSAAILIVFNGRIAGISGIVSRLLPPYRGDDVAGKALFTIGLVAAPLLVEAAGFRVVQTVSGSFGLLAVAGLLVGIGTVVGNGCTSGHGVCGLARLSPRSLVATLVFMAAAAATVFVTRHVVGG; encoded by the coding sequence ATCGTGACCACTGCATTCACCCCCGTCTCGTCGCTGCTGGGAGGCGCCCTGATCGGGCTGTCGGCCGCAATCCTCATCGTCTTTAACGGCCGCATCGCCGGCATCAGCGGCATCGTCAGCCGGCTTCTGCCGCCCTATCGAGGCGACGACGTCGCGGGCAAGGCGCTCTTCACAATCGGGCTCGTCGCGGCGCCGCTTCTGGTCGAAGCCGCGGGCTTCCGCGTCGTCCAGACGGTTTCGGGGTCCTTCGGGCTGCTCGCCGTCGCGGGGCTCCTCGTCGGGATCGGCACGGTCGTCGGCAACGGCTGCACCAGCGGTCACGGCGTGTGCGGTCTCGCCCGCCTGTCACCCCGCTCGCTCGTCGCCACGCTCGTCTTCATGGCGGCCGCGGCGGCGACCGTGTTCGTCACCCGTCACGTCGTCGGGGGCTGA
- a CDS encoding dimethylsulfonioproprionate lyase family protein, with protein MTDLTPSIVRFLATLRRRIEAEPGHGPDFLRERDALLSVWPSDDARRGTPATPVRLPACAHFPGALAAALDGPEREIAAALAAIEPALAWVYGYPADPRRPGLADAIAFSDIVGGRGLLRAGAIGIGLTLIAPETAYPSLAHPAVEFYLVLSGTALWTAGAAPEAPRPPGSLILHPESLPHAMTTGSEPLLAVFTWHGDIASPSVYLD; from the coding sequence ATGACGGATCTCACCCCTTCGATCGTTCGCTTTCTCGCCACGTTGCGCCGCCGCATCGAAGCGGAACCGGGGCACGGACCGGATTTCCTGCGGGAGCGGGACGCTCTGCTGTCGGTTTGGCCGTCGGACGATGCGCGGCGCGGGACGCCGGCGACGCCCGTGCGCCTGCCGGCCTGCGCGCACTTTCCAGGCGCCCTTGCGGCGGCCCTGGACGGGCCGGAACGCGAGATCGCTGCGGCGCTCGCGGCGATCGAGCCCGCCCTCGCCTGGGTCTACGGCTACCCGGCCGATCCGCGACGGCCGGGTCTCGCGGACGCCATCGCCTTCAGCGACATCGTCGGCGGGCGCGGGCTGCTGCGTGCGGGCGCGATCGGGATCGGCCTGACGCTGATCGCACCGGAAACGGCCTATCCGAGCCTCGCCCACCCGGCGGTCGAGTTCTACCTCGTGCTGTCGGGCACCGCCTTGTGGACCGCGGGCGCCGCCCCCGAAGCGCCCCGCCCGCCCGGAAGCCTCATTCTCCACCCCGAGAGCCTTCCGCACGCGATGACGACGGGCTCGGAGCCGCTCCTCGCGGTCTTCACCTGGCACGGCGATATCGCCTCCCCTTCGGTTTATCTGGACTGA